The following coding sequences are from one Streptomyces sp. NBC_01294 window:
- a CDS encoding PqqD family protein: MAPEDNAAPVVVGPASVASLPLNVKIRNHRGTTVVGGYRHFFELTDSAAHIWRQIDGIRTVDDIATLIALEYDIDRESVVEDIIELFSELAAHDVVKISESSSRLQ; this comes from the coding sequence ATGGCGCCCGAGGACAACGCGGCCCCCGTCGTGGTCGGTCCGGCATCCGTCGCCTCCCTCCCCCTGAACGTCAAGATCCGCAACCACCGCGGCACGACGGTCGTCGGCGGGTACCGGCATTTCTTCGAGCTGACCGACTCCGCCGCCCACATCTGGCGCCAGATCGACGGAATCCGGACAGTGGACGATATTGCGACGCTCATCGCCCTGGAATACGACATCGATCGTGAAAGCGTCGTGGAGGACATCATCGAGCTCTTCTCCGAACTCGCCGCACATGATGTCGTGAAGATCTCCGAGAGTAGTTCTCGGCTCCAGTGA
- a CDS encoding AfsR/SARP family transcriptional regulator: protein MLDDLQFGVFGPLTIWRNGRAVEIPQAKHRVLVAALLLRANRAVTSEELMQQLWGNDPPPTARKTLQGYIARLRKVLGAEVVVSRASGYAIVTDGDRLDLDRFNHALRQAETVDDPAERARLFRSAMDEAGGTPLVDVPSEYLRQGDGAALVERWLNATENWADAEMAVGRHAEVLPRLRALVSEHPFRESAWSRLMKALYQAGRQAEALGTYQEARRVLADELGVDPGQELRAAHRQILAGPAADEGGWEPEPSALPVRRPVTPFTLPPRLAEFARPDIESRLIRRLLYTPPEGAAVRDCDPPRTLALYGEAGVGKTTMAVRVAHAVSSAFPDGQLFVELQGEHGPRPAHDVLGELVRALGVSPAAVPSGTGELTALYRGLLSQRRALIVLDGARDEAQVEPLLPASPTCAALVTSLEMLSTLGGISHTRLGLLSAEEARDILGRIIGADRLAAEPQAAADLVEYCGRLPLAIRIVGARLLERPHWQVRHLAARMSSTRRRLDELQVGNLSVRASLAVGQAALGDAERRAFRLLSLLEMDSFPVHVAAAALGLPQDSTEELLERLTAQHLLEADFIEASGVRFAYHPLVRLYARELTFDVDSAQARHAAVQSALAAWYAAPPRPATARHTTGPGAGGIAHGEPAAPTVLTFTG from the coding sequence ATGCTGGACGATCTCCAGTTCGGCGTTTTCGGTCCGCTGACCATATGGCGGAACGGACGTGCCGTCGAAATACCACAGGCCAAACACAGGGTCCTGGTGGCCGCTCTGCTCCTGCGCGCCAACCGCGCGGTGACATCCGAAGAACTCATGCAGCAGCTGTGGGGCAACGACCCGCCGCCGACCGCACGCAAGACGCTCCAGGGCTACATCGCGCGGCTGCGCAAGGTGCTCGGCGCGGAGGTCGTCGTCAGCCGTGCCTCCGGCTACGCCATCGTCACCGACGGTGACCGGCTCGACCTCGACCGCTTCAACCACGCGTTACGGCAGGCCGAAACCGTCGACGATCCGGCCGAGCGCGCCCGCCTGTTCCGCTCGGCGATGGACGAGGCCGGCGGCACCCCGCTCGTCGACGTTCCCTCCGAGTACCTCCGGCAGGGCGACGGAGCCGCCCTGGTGGAGCGCTGGCTCAACGCCACGGAGAACTGGGCCGACGCCGAGATGGCGGTCGGGCGGCACGCCGAGGTCCTGCCCCGGCTGCGGGCGCTGGTGTCCGAGCACCCCTTCCGCGAGAGTGCCTGGAGCCGCCTGATGAAGGCGCTCTACCAGGCCGGGAGGCAGGCGGAGGCGCTCGGCACCTACCAGGAGGCGCGCCGCGTCCTCGCCGACGAGCTCGGCGTGGACCCGGGCCAGGAACTGCGCGCGGCACACCGGCAGATCCTCGCCGGACCCGCCGCGGACGAGGGGGGATGGGAGCCGGAGCCCTCGGCCCTGCCGGTCCGCCGCCCCGTCACTCCCTTCACCCTCCCGCCGCGCCTCGCCGAGTTCGCCCGCCCGGACATCGAGTCCCGGCTGATCCGGCGGCTGCTGTACACACCGCCGGAGGGGGCGGCGGTCCGGGACTGCGATCCGCCGCGCACCCTCGCGCTGTACGGGGAAGCGGGCGTCGGCAAGACCACCATGGCCGTCCGGGTGGCGCACGCCGTCAGTTCCGCCTTCCCCGACGGGCAGCTGTTCGTGGAGCTCCAGGGCGAGCACGGACCGCGGCCGGCGCACGACGTCCTCGGCGAGCTGGTGCGCGCCCTGGGGGTCAGCCCCGCGGCCGTGCCGTCCGGGACCGGTGAACTCACCGCGCTCTACCGGGGCCTGCTCTCCCAGCGCCGGGCCCTGATCGTCCTCGACGGCGCCCGCGACGAGGCCCAGGTGGAGCCCCTGCTGCCCGCGTCCCCGACCTGCGCCGCCCTGGTCACCAGTCTGGAGATGCTGTCCACGCTCGGCGGCATCAGCCACACCCGGCTGGGCCTGCTCTCCGCCGAGGAGGCCCGGGACATCCTGGGCCGGATCATCGGCGCGGACCGGCTCGCGGCCGAACCGCAGGCCGCCGCCGACCTGGTGGAGTACTGCGGCCGGCTCCCGCTGGCCATCCGCATCGTCGGGGCCCGGCTGCTGGAGCGCCCGCACTGGCAGGTCCGCCACCTCGCCGCACGGATGTCCTCGACCCGGCGCAGGCTGGACGAGCTCCAGGTGGGCAACCTCAGCGTCCGGGCCAGTCTCGCGGTCGGCCAGGCCGCGCTCGGCGACGCCGAGCGCCGTGCCTTCCGCCTGCTGAGCCTGCTGGAGATGGACTCGTTCCCCGTGCACGTCGCGGCGGCCGCCCTCGGCCTGCCGCAGGACAGCACGGAGGAGCTGCTGGAGCGGCTGACCGCGCAGCACCTGCTGGAGGCCGACTTCATCGAGGCCAGCGGCGTGCGGTTCGCCTACCACCCCCTGGTACGGCTCTACGCCCGCGAGCTCACCTTCGACGTGGACTCGGCGCAGGCCCGGCACGCGGCGGTGCAGAGCGCTCTCGCGGCCTGGTATGCGGCCCCGCCGCGGCCGGCCACCGCACGGCACACCACCGGTCCCGGGGCCGGCGGGATAGCACACGGCGAGCCCGCCGCGCCCACGGTGCTCACCTTCACCGGCTGA
- a CDS encoding glutamine synthetase family protein — protein sequence MTKARTTPRVPERPYGRFDTGSVGFVQRHGLWDEARQAAAEELEETLETLEFVRVGYGDPHGLMRSKTLTVESFRTVLRNGIDMSPGPFVFDTGHAVGVDFFADGGGIGLTELTGAGDFLIVPDPLTFRVLPHTEAATGWVIADEYLRDGSPHPLSSRAVLRRACERAAERGLEYVVGLEVEWYLTRLTGSVTGASVGGFGIQGEPPAVEPANSGYQFNLDTFTDGLMPVITPLARALRELGLPLRTVEHESGPGQLEFTFSPMNGLDAADAMLLFRTVAKQICGRLGYHASFMALPGLDRFDPSGWHLHQSLFDTAAGTNAFVPRDGRGPLSPLGLSYVAGLLAHAAETTLLAVPTVNGYRRLQGQFALSPDRIVWSAENRGALVRLLGGPGEESTHLENRIGEPCANPYLYLAAQLAAGLDGIERGLQPGGLAQDPHADSAAALPRDLAEAVAAAQDSALTRTLLGKHLHDCLVRLKRTELSRFEQWRATAPPTTPGDVTDWEHREYFGAY from the coding sequence ATGACCAAGGCCCGCACCACGCCCCGCGTCCCCGAGCGGCCGTACGGGCGCTTCGACACCGGGAGCGTCGGCTTCGTGCAGCGGCACGGCCTGTGGGACGAGGCCCGGCAGGCCGCCGCGGAGGAACTCGAAGAGACGCTGGAGACGCTGGAGTTCGTCCGCGTCGGCTACGGCGACCCGCACGGGCTGATGCGCTCCAAGACGCTCACGGTGGAGTCCTTCCGCACGGTGCTGCGCAACGGCATCGACATGAGCCCGGGCCCGTTCGTCTTCGACACCGGCCACGCGGTGGGCGTCGACTTCTTCGCCGACGGCGGCGGCATCGGCCTCACCGAGCTCACCGGCGCCGGCGACTTCCTGATCGTGCCCGATCCGCTCACCTTCCGGGTGCTGCCCCACACCGAGGCCGCCACCGGCTGGGTCATCGCGGACGAGTACCTGCGCGACGGCAGCCCGCACCCGCTGTCCAGCCGGGCCGTGCTGCGCCGCGCCTGCGAGCGCGCCGCCGAGCGCGGACTGGAGTACGTCGTCGGACTGGAGGTCGAGTGGTACCTGACCCGGCTGACCGGGTCGGTGACCGGCGCCTCGGTCGGCGGGTTCGGGATCCAGGGCGAGCCGCCCGCGGTCGAACCGGCCAACAGCGGCTACCAGTTCAACCTTGACACCTTCACCGACGGGCTGATGCCGGTGATCACCCCGCTGGCCCGGGCGCTGCGCGAACTGGGTCTGCCGCTGCGCACCGTCGAGCACGAATCCGGGCCGGGCCAGCTGGAGTTCACCTTCAGCCCGATGAACGGCCTCGACGCCGCCGACGCCATGCTGCTGTTCCGTACGGTGGCCAAGCAGATCTGCGGCCGCCTCGGGTACCACGCCTCCTTCATGGCCCTGCCCGGCCTGGACCGCTTCGACCCCAGCGGCTGGCACCTGCACCAGTCGCTGTTCGACACCGCCGCCGGGACCAACGCCTTCGTACCGCGGGACGGGCGCGGGCCGCTGTCCCCCCTCGGCCTCTCCTACGTCGCGGGGCTGCTCGCACACGCCGCGGAGACGACCCTGCTCGCCGTCCCCACCGTCAACGGCTACCGGCGCCTCCAGGGTCAGTTCGCCCTCTCCCCCGACCGCATCGTGTGGAGCGCGGAGAACCGGGGGGCGCTCGTGCGCCTGCTGGGCGGCCCGGGCGAGGAATCCACCCACCTGGAGAACCGCATCGGCGAACCCTGCGCCAACCCGTACCTCTACCTCGCGGCCCAGCTCGCCGCCGGCCTCGACGGCATCGAACGCGGACTGCAACCGGGCGGCCTGGCGCAGGACCCGCACGCCGACTCGGCCGCCGCGCTGCCCCGGGACCTGGCGGAGGCCGTCGCGGCCGCGCAGGACAGCGCCCTGACCCGCACCCTGCTCGGCAAGCACCTCCACGACTGCCTCGTACGGCTCAAGCGCACCGAGCTGTCCCGCTTCGAGCAGTGGCGGGCCACCGCCCCGCCCACCACCCCGGGGGACGTCACCGATTGGGAGCACCGTGAGTACTTCGGTGCCTACTGA
- a CDS encoding GNAT family N-acetyltransferase, whose product MWKCEPVVGAGLDVAEVAALYRASTLAERRPVDDAERFARMLAGANLVIAARLDGRLIGIARSITDGAYVTYLSDIAVDAEFQRRGVGRDLIRATREAAPRAKLVLLSAPAAVDYYPHIGFTRHESAWTRDALG is encoded by the coding sequence ATGTGGAAGTGTGAACCCGTCGTCGGCGCCGGCCTGGACGTGGCGGAGGTCGCCGCCCTCTACCGGGCGTCCACCCTGGCCGAACGCCGCCCGGTGGACGACGCGGAACGGTTCGCCCGGATGCTCGCCGGAGCCAACCTGGTGATCGCCGCCCGCCTGGACGGACGGCTGATCGGCATCGCCCGGTCGATCACCGACGGGGCGTACGTCACCTACCTCAGCGACATCGCGGTCGACGCCGAGTTCCAGCGCCGGGGCGTGGGACGCGACCTGATCCGGGCCACCCGCGAGGCCGCGCCGCGGGCCAAGCTCGTGCTCCTCTCCGCCCCCGCCGCGGTCGACTACTACCCCCACATCGGCTTCACCCGTCACGAGTCCGCCTGGACGCGCGATGCGCTCGGGTGA
- a CDS encoding FAD/NAD(P)-binding protein, which produces MPTDARRRDGGERSEVWSEVCVIGSGPRGLSLLERLTASAGRLRARGARLRVHLVDPRPGSGHVWRSDQSEQLLMNTVTSQVTLFTDDSVRMEGPVVPGPSLHAWAADPHARAQSGLPAGEAGPGADGYPTRALFGRYLEWVLRSLVRRGTAEIVTHAARAVRLDDEPDGRQRVRLENGTVLGGLDAVVLAQGHLPVSPTPGEAALTSFARNRGLLHLPPGNPADAVLDGIEPGENVLLRGLGLNFCDYAALLTVGRGGAFEPKGAGLVYHRSGREPVLYAGSRRGVPYQARGENEKGAHGRHTPLLLTPRTIARLRGGPGTPRPSFRRDIWPLVAQEVETVYYTTLLRRQGRPAAADAFLRAASAGPWTDGARDGLLDALGVEPGRRWDWEALAHPCGGRSFTDLGDFNSWLLDHLRRDVAEAHEGNVSNPYKAALDVLRDLRNEVRLLVDHGGISGADYRDELLGRYTPLNAYTSIGPPARRIAETIALIEAGVLTVLGPGARFGADEASGRFSAGSPRVGGDPVTARVLVEARLPEPDLARTEDPLLGYLRDTGQCTEYVIDDEHRPLRTGGVAVTERPYRLLDASGAAHPRRFAYGVPTEGVHWVTAAGARPGVDSVILGDSDAMARSILALAALPGEPAGARAVGQTPAAAQTPAGPPDPQPQPDPDPCLESLTRSM; this is translated from the coding sequence GTGCCTACTGACGCACGGCGCCGCGACGGGGGAGAGCGGTCCGAGGTGTGGTCCGAGGTCTGCGTCATAGGCTCCGGGCCGCGCGGCCTGTCCCTGCTCGAACGGCTCACCGCCTCGGCCGGCCGGCTGCGGGCCCGCGGCGCCCGCCTGCGCGTGCACCTGGTCGATCCGCGACCGGGCAGCGGACACGTGTGGCGCTCCGACCAGTCGGAGCAGCTGCTGATGAACACGGTCACCTCGCAGGTCACCCTGTTCACCGACGACAGCGTGCGGATGGAAGGTCCCGTCGTGCCCGGCCCCAGCCTCCACGCCTGGGCCGCAGACCCGCACGCCCGCGCCCAGTCCGGCCTGCCCGCTGGAGAAGCGGGCCCGGGCGCCGACGGCTATCCCACCCGGGCCCTGTTCGGCCGCTACCTGGAATGGGTGCTGCGCAGCCTCGTACGGCGCGGCACGGCGGAGATCGTCACCCACGCCGCGCGCGCCGTCCGCCTCGACGACGAGCCCGACGGCCGCCAGCGGGTGCGCCTGGAGAACGGGACCGTCCTGGGCGGGCTGGACGCGGTGGTCCTGGCCCAGGGCCACCTGCCGGTCTCCCCGACCCCCGGCGAGGCGGCGCTGACGTCCTTCGCCCGGAACCGGGGTCTGCTGCACCTCCCGCCCGGGAACCCGGCCGACGCCGTCCTCGACGGGATCGAACCGGGGGAGAACGTCCTGCTGCGCGGTCTCGGCCTGAACTTCTGCGACTACGCGGCCCTGCTGACCGTCGGCCGCGGCGGCGCCTTCGAACCCAAGGGCGCCGGCCTGGTCTACCACCGGTCGGGCCGCGAACCCGTCCTGTACGCCGGATCACGGCGCGGAGTCCCGTACCAGGCCCGCGGCGAGAACGAGAAGGGCGCCCACGGACGGCACACCCCGCTGCTGCTCACCCCGCGGACCATCGCCCGGCTGCGCGGCGGGCCGGGCACCCCCAGGCCCTCCTTCCGGCGGGACATCTGGCCCCTCGTCGCCCAGGAGGTCGAGACGGTCTACTACACGACCCTCCTGCGCCGGCAGGGCCGGCCCGCGGCCGCCGACGCGTTCCTGCGGGCCGCGTCCGCGGGACCCTGGACCGACGGGGCCCGCGACGGGCTGCTCGACGCGCTGGGCGTCGAGCCCGGCCGGCGCTGGGACTGGGAGGCGCTCGCCCACCCCTGCGGCGGCCGGTCCTTCACCGACCTCGGGGACTTCAACTCCTGGCTCCTGGACCACCTGCGCCGCGACGTCGCCGAAGCGCACGAGGGGAACGTGAGCAACCCGTACAAGGCGGCCCTCGACGTCCTGCGCGACCTGCGCAACGAGGTGCGGCTCCTGGTGGACCACGGGGGCATCTCCGGCGCGGACTACCGCGACGAACTCCTGGGCCGCTACACCCCGCTCAACGCCTACACCTCCATCGGCCCGCCCGCGCGGCGGATCGCGGAGACCATCGCGCTGATCGAGGCCGGCGTGCTCACCGTGCTCGGACCGGGGGCGCGCTTCGGCGCGGACGAGGCGTCCGGCCGCTTCAGCGCCGGATCCCCGCGCGTGGGTGGGGATCCGGTCACCGCCCGGGTCCTGGTCGAGGCCAGATTGCCCGAACCGGACCTGGCGCGCACCGAGGATCCGCTGCTTGGGTATCTACGGGACACCGGACAGTGCACGGAGTACGTGATCGACGATGAACACAGGCCACTGCGCACCGGGGGAGTCGCGGTGACCGAGCGCCCCTACCGGCTGCTCGACGCGTCGGGCGCGGCGCACCCGCGCCGCTTCGCCTACGGCGTGCCCACCGAGGGCGTCCACTGGGTGACGGCGGCCGGGGCCCGGCCCGGAGTCGACTCCGTGATCCTCGGCGACTCCGACGCGATGGCCCGCAGCATCCTGGCGCTGGCCGCGTTACCGGGCGAACCGGCGGGGGCGCGCGCCGTAGGGCAGACGCCCGCCGCGGCGCAGACGCCCGCCGGCCCGCCCGATCCGCAACCGCAACCGGACCCGGACCCCTGCCTGGAATCCCTGACGAGGAGCATGTGA
- a CDS encoding amidase: MPPETDVRDPGARTARDAPFADIRTLRARYRDGSLLPSEFVAATFRLLDRWEPDIGAFLTVARERATAEARAADRLLHREGPGAWRGRPLLGMPVTVKDLTATEGIRTTRGSLLNAHTVPDRDAPAVARLRAAGAIVVGKTNTSEGGWSAAGKNRLQGPTRNPWDLSRSSGGSSAGAAASVAVGIGVGATGTDGAGSIRVPAAFCGVVGFKPSLGRVPYVPQSAEELSHLGPLTRTVGDAAELLAVMAGFDADDPLSFGLSGEVGADTDAAAGRLPRLRIGWIRSLGGPGPDPAIVAVARQAVEELAARGHHVEEIDPPFEDPYPALVTILAGWEAAALPYDEPGSTGLLDQDRLEVVRHGRGLSAAALARAYECRALLRARSLALMSRYDLLAMPTVGIGPFAAERHAPPPGPGARPGGPPDWLAWAPEAYTFNLTGQPAVSVPAGLTPAGLPVGLQLVGPLHQDTRVLAAARQLEQSAPWHHWYPRLAARRPEEETT, translated from the coding sequence ATGCCTCCTGAGACCGATGTCCGCGACCCCGGCGCGCGCACCGCGCGCGACGCCCCGTTCGCCGACATCCGCACGCTCCGCGCCCGCTACCGCGACGGCAGCCTGCTCCCCTCCGAGTTCGTCGCCGCCACGTTCCGGCTGCTGGACCGGTGGGAGCCGGACATCGGCGCCTTCCTCACGGTCGCCCGCGAGCGGGCGACCGCCGAGGCCCGGGCCGCGGACCGGCTGCTGCACCGGGAGGGCCCGGGTGCCTGGCGCGGCAGACCTCTGCTCGGCATGCCCGTGACGGTCAAGGACCTGACGGCCACCGAGGGCATCCGCACCACCCGCGGCTCGCTGCTGAACGCCCACACCGTGCCCGACCGGGACGCGCCCGCCGTGGCCCGGCTGCGCGCGGCCGGCGCCATCGTCGTGGGCAAGACCAACACCTCCGAGGGCGGCTGGTCCGCGGCCGGGAAGAACCGGCTCCAGGGCCCCACCCGCAACCCCTGGGACCTGAGCCGCAGCTCCGGCGGCTCCAGCGCGGGCGCCGCCGCCTCCGTGGCCGTCGGCATCGGGGTGGGGGCCACGGGAACCGACGGCGCCGGCTCCATCCGGGTGCCCGCCGCGTTCTGCGGCGTGGTCGGGTTCAAGCCGTCGCTCGGCCGCGTCCCGTACGTGCCGCAGAGCGCCGAGGAGCTCTCCCACCTGGGGCCGCTCACCCGGACCGTCGGGGACGCCGCCGAACTGCTCGCGGTGATGGCCGGCTTCGACGCGGACGACCCGCTCTCCTTCGGGCTGTCCGGGGAGGTCGGCGCCGACACGGACGCGGCGGCCGGCCGGCTGCCACGGCTGCGCATCGGCTGGATCCGCTCCCTGGGCGGGCCCGGTCCGGACCCCGCGATCGTCGCCGTCGCCCGGCAGGCCGTCGAGGAGCTCGCCGCCCGGGGCCACCACGTCGAGGAGATCGACCCGCCCTTCGAGGACCCGTACCCGGCCCTGGTGACGATCCTGGCCGGCTGGGAGGCGGCGGCGCTCCCGTACGACGAGCCGGGCAGTACCGGACTGCTCGACCAGGACCGGCTGGAGGTCGTGCGCCACGGGCGCGGGCTGAGCGCCGCGGCCCTGGCCCGGGCCTACGAGTGCCGGGCGCTCCTGCGGGCCCGCAGCCTGGCCCTGATGTCGCGCTACGACCTGCTGGCCATGCCGACCGTCGGCATCGGGCCGTTCGCCGCGGAACGGCACGCACCGCCCCCGGGGCCCGGCGCGCGGCCCGGGGGACCGCCCGACTGGCTGGCCTGGGCGCCCGAGGCCTACACCTTCAACCTGACCGGCCAGCCCGCCGTCTCGGTGCCGGCCGGCCTCACCCCGGCCGGCCTCCCGGTCGGTCTCCAGCTCGTGGGCCCCCTGCACCAGGACACGCGTGTCCTCGCGGCCGCCCGCCAGCTGGAGCAGAGCGCCCCCTGGCACCACTGGTACCCGCGACTCGCCGCACGACGGCCGGAAGAGGAAACGACATGA
- the purB gene encoding adenylosuccinate lyase, with amino-acid sequence MSLIERYSCPEMAELWTDERKYATWARVEVLASTAQAELGVVDRTALEDIRNAPVPSVSRVRELELTRDHEILAFLAAYTETMPAASARWVHHGMTSYDVVDTALGFTLARSCDLVLNAARTFLELLTARALEHWDTVCVARTHGVHAEPTTFGQKLAVHAFAMHRGVERLTAARAAVAVGTLSGPVGTYAHISPYVEEFVCGELGLGIEDMPTQVVARDRHAELLSALAVTGAVVEQFALEMRMLQRTEVGEVDEPRTSAYQGSSAMPHKRNPTTSERLCGLARILRSNAGAGYENVALWHERDLAHSSVERIVLPDSLTVAHYQLVSAAGLLSGLRVFPERMARNIDATRGLVYSSEVFVDLVARGRDQEEAYRLVQAAATEAWETGSTLAAGLAARGVEVSADQLDPRRFLGNRDHLKARLSRLSKELQSHVEV; translated from the coding sequence GTGTCGTTGATCGAACGCTATTCATGTCCGGAGATGGCCGAACTCTGGACGGACGAACGCAAGTACGCGACCTGGGCCAGGGTCGAGGTCCTGGCGAGCACCGCCCAGGCGGAGCTCGGCGTGGTGGACCGGACCGCGCTGGAGGACATCCGCAACGCCCCGGTCCCGTCCGTGTCCCGGGTGCGCGAGCTCGAACTCACCCGTGACCACGAGATCCTCGCCTTCCTCGCCGCCTACACCGAGACCATGCCCGCGGCCTCCGCGCGCTGGGTGCACCACGGGATGACGAGCTACGACGTGGTGGACACCGCCCTCGGGTTCACCCTGGCCCGCTCGTGTGACCTCGTACTGAACGCCGCCCGAACGTTCCTGGAACTGCTCACGGCGCGCGCGCTCGAACACTGGGACACCGTGTGCGTCGCCCGCACCCACGGCGTCCACGCCGAGCCCACCACATTCGGCCAGAAACTGGCCGTGCACGCCTTCGCCATGCACCGCGGGGTCGAACGCCTCACCGCGGCCCGCGCCGCGGTCGCGGTCGGCACCCTCTCCGGGCCCGTCGGCACCTACGCGCACATCTCCCCGTACGTGGAGGAGTTCGTCTGCGGGGAACTGGGCCTGGGCATCGAGGACATGCCCACCCAGGTCGTCGCCCGCGACCGGCACGCCGAGCTGCTCTCGGCGCTGGCGGTGACGGGCGCGGTGGTCGAGCAGTTCGCCCTGGAGATGCGGATGCTCCAGCGCACCGAGGTGGGCGAGGTGGACGAGCCGCGGACCAGCGCCTACCAGGGTTCCAGCGCGATGCCCCACAAGCGCAACCCGACGACGAGCGAGCGGCTGTGCGGCCTCGCCCGGATCCTGCGGTCGAACGCGGGCGCCGGCTACGAGAACGTCGCCCTGTGGCACGAGCGGGACCTCGCGCACTCCTCCGTCGAGCGCATCGTCCTGCCCGACAGCCTGACCGTCGCCCACTACCAGCTGGTGTCGGCCGCGGGTCTGCTCTCGGGGCTGCGGGTCTTCCCGGAGCGGATGGCCCGCAACATCGACGCCACCCGCGGCCTCGTCTACAGCTCGGAGGTCTTCGTGGACCTCGTCGCCCGGGGCCGGGACCAGGAGGAGGCCTACCGGCTGGTGCAGGCCGCCGCCACCGAGGCCTGGGAGACCGGATCGACCCTCGCCGCAGGGCTCGCGGCCCGCGGCGTCGAGGTGTCCGCGGACCAGCTGGACCCCCGGCGGTTCCTCGGCAACCGCGACCATCTGAAGGCCCGGCTGAGCCGGCTGAGCAAGGAGTTGCAGAGCCATGTGGAAGTGTGA
- a CDS encoding lyase family protein translates to MGSVTRKTDPAGLDTGLLAPVRAGADTEAGLTDEAWVQAMLDAEAALARAQARLGTVPPQAAATITGCARAAEIDLPGLALRTRGAANPVVALVEEFTEVVAAVDPEAAHYVHRGSTSQDVFDTAAMLIAARTLRLVLAQLDRTAAALARHAEAHRDTLAAARTLGQHAVPTTFGLRAAGWLVAVLDVRSRTAALLDGGLPVQLGGAAGTLAGYVEYAHLAHTAAGTAASGGPWDAGRYTGDLVALFAAETGLAEPVLPWHTTRTPVADIGAVLALASVTLGKFAADVQNLSRTEVAEVAEPAEAGRGISSAMPQKRNPVLAAMIRSAALQVPSLVLTLTHCAVAEDERPAGAWHGEWQPLREALRLVGGAAGTAAELAEGLVVHPERMRANLALTGGSIVAERLAAVLTPVLGKAGAKRLVARVSVGGADAGSLVDGLLAAAPELAAEFTPERLADLLAPAGYTGAASALIDRALAHHRATLPAGPRD, encoded by the coding sequence ATGGGCAGCGTGACGAGGAAGACGGATCCCGCCGGACTGGACACCGGCCTGCTCGCGCCGGTCAGGGCGGGCGCCGACACCGAGGCGGGACTGACCGACGAGGCCTGGGTGCAGGCGATGCTGGACGCCGAGGCCGCCCTGGCACGGGCCCAGGCCCGGCTGGGCACCGTACCGCCGCAGGCCGCCGCGACCATCACCGGGTGCGCCCGCGCCGCGGAGATCGACCTGCCCGGGCTGGCCCTGCGCACCCGCGGCGCGGCCAACCCGGTGGTCGCCCTCGTGGAGGAGTTCACCGAGGTGGTCGCTGCGGTCGACCCCGAGGCGGCGCACTACGTCCACCGGGGCTCGACCAGCCAGGACGTCTTCGACACCGCGGCGATGCTGATCGCCGCGCGCACGCTGCGGCTGGTACTGGCCCAACTGGACCGCACCGCCGCCGCGCTGGCCCGGCACGCCGAAGCGCACCGGGACACCCTGGCCGCCGCCCGCACCCTCGGCCAGCACGCGGTGCCCACCACCTTCGGGCTCCGCGCGGCCGGCTGGCTGGTCGCCGTGCTGGACGTGCGCAGCAGGACGGCGGCCCTCCTCGACGGCGGCCTGCCCGTCCAGCTGGGCGGCGCCGCCGGCACCCTGGCCGGGTACGTCGAGTACGCGCACCTGGCGCACACCGCCGCCGGTACGGCGGCCTCCGGCGGCCCCTGGGACGCCGGCCGGTACACCGGCGACCTGGTCGCCCTCTTCGCGGCCGAGACGGGGCTGGCCGAACCCGTGCTGCCGTGGCACACCACCCGGACACCGGTCGCCGACATCGGGGCCGTCCTCGCCCTGGCCTCCGTCACCCTCGGGAAGTTCGCGGCCGACGTGCAGAACCTGTCCCGCACCGAGGTCGCCGAGGTCGCCGAGCCCGCCGAGGCGGGGCGCGGGATCTCCTCCGCCATGCCGCAGAAACGCAACCCGGTGCTCGCCGCCATGATCCGCTCGGCGGCCCTGCAAGTGCCCTCCCTGGTCCTGACGCTGACGCACTGCGCGGTCGCCGAGGACGAGCGGCCCGCCGGCGCCTGGCACGGGGAGTGGCAGCCGCTGCGCGAGGCCCTGCGCCTGGTGGGCGGAGCGGCCGGCACCGCGGCGGAACTCGCCGAGGGGCTGGTGGTGCACCCGGAGCGGATGCGGGCCAACCTCGCCCTCACCGGCGGCTCCATCGTCGCCGAGCGGCTCGCCGCCGTCCTCACGCCCGTACTGGGCAAGGCGGGCGCGAAGCGGCTGGTCGCCCGGGTGTCCGTCGGCGGCGCGGACGCCGGCTCCCTCGTGGACGGACTGCTGGCGGCGGCCCCGGAACTGGCCGCCGAGTTCACACCGGAACGGCTGGCCGATCTGCTCGCGCCGGCCGGGTACACGGGGGCGGCCTCCGCTCTGATCGACCGGGCGCTCGCCCACCACCGCGCCACCCTGCCCGCCGGGCCGCGCGACTGA